In the genome of Serratia symbiotica (Periphyllus acericola), one region contains:
- the recC gene encoding exodeoxyribonuclease V subunit gamma, which produces MFTVYHSNQLDLLKTLTSALIAREPLADPFQQEVVLVQSPGMAQWLQMQLADQFGIAANIAFPLPATFIWEMFTQVLPDIPKESAFSKDAMTWKLMWLLPELLTLSAFAPLQHYLTDDGDKRKIHQLAGRVADLFDQYLVYRPKWLESWQRGERIDGLAEAQQWQAPLWARLVEYTRELGQPEWHRANLYSRFISILDNAEHCPPDLPQRVFICGISALPPAYLDALQALGRHIDIHLMFTNPCRYYWGDIQDYAFLARLQSRKRRHYHQTREQNLFREPNQAAHLFNSEGQQQLGNPLLASWGKLGRDYLYLLSQLEGAQEVDAFVYIPADNMLHAIQRDMLEMEDHAVIGITQETLENSVTKRRLEPEDRSLSLHLCHSPQREVEVLHDQLLTMLAEDPELMPRDIIVMVADIDSYTPYIQAVFGNASAECYLPFAISDRKARQAHPALQAFISLLELPQSRFTAEQVLALLEVPALAARFAIGEEGLRLLRYWVGESGVRWGLDDDNVRELDLPATGQHTWRFGITRMLLGYAMDSNAGDWQRILPYDESSGLAAGLAGQLADLLNSLGRWRQWLSEMRSLEEWLPLCRQLLDTFFVQDGETEVVLALIEQQWQQVISFGLAARYPDAVPLSILRDDLVVHLDQARISQRFLAGQINFCTLMPMRSIPFKVVCLLGMNDGVYPRALPLLGFDLMAQKPKCGDRSRRDDDRYLFLEAILSAEQRLYISFIGRSIQDNRERYPSVLVTELLEYLEQSYCLSGDENLDADGSAQRVGEYLLKWHARMPFAVENFLPGSEQQSYAAEWLPAADGRGTAPPPFNQPLLPAGEQQILLDDLRRFYCHPIRAFFHLRLGVSFTLEETELPNEEPFTLDNLSRYELNSQLLNTLIEGDSPSCLFQRVCAAGELPFGAFGEIYWQKQQEAMIELAEKVRAERGVDHSLELDIEVDGVRISGWLHQVQGDGLLRWRPATLSAVDGILLWLEHLVYCCAGGTGRSRLYGRKNTAWCFAALTQEDARKHLAELMAGYQRGLCQPLLLLNKSGWAWLNQCYQPETQRIDWQQETQTKAQAKLLQAWQGDQRIAGEGEDPYVQRVFRQSNLDNDDLAQILAETERYLLPVAQHSTG; this is translated from the coding sequence ATGTTCACGGTTTATCATTCCAATCAACTGGATTTATTAAAAACGCTGACCAGCGCGTTGATAGCCAGAGAGCCGTTGGCCGATCCTTTTCAACAGGAAGTGGTACTGGTGCAAAGCCCCGGTATGGCGCAATGGTTGCAGATGCAATTAGCGGATCAGTTCGGCATCGCCGCCAATATCGCCTTTCCCCTGCCGGCGACTTTCATCTGGGAGATGTTTACCCAAGTGTTGCCGGATATTCCGAAAGAGAGCGCCTTCAGTAAGGATGCCATGACTTGGAAGCTGATGTGGCTGTTGCCAGAACTGCTGACTTTGTCGGCGTTTGCGCCGCTGCAACACTATCTCACCGACGATGGCGATAAACGTAAAATTCATCAGTTGGCTGGCCGGGTGGCCGACCTGTTTGACCAATACTTGGTGTATCGCCCGAAGTGGCTTGAGAGCTGGCAGCGAGGCGAACGCATCGACGGCCTGGCGGAGGCTCAGCAATGGCAGGCTCCGCTGTGGGCACGGTTGGTTGAGTACACGCGCGAATTAGGGCAACCGGAATGGCATCGCGCCAACCTGTACAGCCGCTTTATTAGTATTCTGGATAATGCTGAACATTGCCCGCCTGACTTGCCGCAGCGAGTGTTCATATGCGGTATTTCGGCGCTGCCGCCAGCATATCTGGACGCCTTGCAGGCGCTGGGTCGTCACATAGACATTCACCTTATGTTCACCAATCCCTGCCGCTACTATTGGGGTGATATTCAGGACTATGCGTTTTTGGCTCGGTTGCAAAGCCGCAAACGCCGTCATTACCACCAGACACGGGAACAAAACTTGTTTCGTGAGCCGAACCAGGCGGCACACTTGTTTAACAGCGAAGGGCAACAACAGCTTGGTAATCCTCTGTTAGCTTCCTGGGGAAAGTTGGGACGTGACTATCTGTACCTATTATCGCAATTGGAAGGAGCACAGGAGGTCGATGCCTTTGTGTATATCCCCGCTGATAATATGCTGCACGCCATTCAGCGAGACATGCTGGAAATGGAAGATCACGCGGTGATCGGCATCACGCAAGAAACACTGGAGAACAGCGTTACCAAGCGCCGGCTGGAGCCTGAAGACCGTTCCCTCAGCCTGCACCTCTGTCACAGCCCGCAGCGTGAAGTGGAAGTGCTGCATGACCAATTGCTGACCATGCTGGCAGAAGATCCAGAACTGATGCCGCGCGATATTATTGTGATGGTAGCGGACATAGACAGCTATACGCCCTACATTCAGGCCGTGTTCGGCAATGCTTCCGCTGAGTGTTACCTACCGTTTGCCATTTCTGATCGTAAAGCGCGGCAAGCGCATCCGGCGCTACAAGCGTTTATTTCATTGCTCGAACTACCACAAAGCCGGTTTACCGCTGAACAGGTGCTGGCCTTGCTCGAAGTGCCTGCATTGGCGGCGCGTTTTGCCATCGGTGAAGAAGGGCTACGCCTGTTGCGTTATTGGGTCGGTGAATCCGGCGTGCGCTGGGGATTGGACGATGACAATGTACGCGAGCTAGATCTGCCAGCCACTGGCCAGCATACCTGGCGCTTCGGTATTACGCGAATGCTGCTCGGCTATGCGATGGACAGCAACGCTGGCGATTGGCAGCGCATTCTGCCGTATGATGAATCGAGCGGGTTGGCTGCAGGGTTGGCCGGACAACTGGCGGATCTGTTGAACAGTCTCGGCCGCTGGCGACAGTGGCTGAGCGAAATGCGGTCGCTGGAAGAATGGCTGCCGTTGTGCCGCCAACTCCTAGATACCTTCTTTGTGCAGGATGGTGAAACCGAAGTGGTGCTGGCACTGATAGAACAGCAGTGGCAGCAAGTTATCAGTTTTGGCTTGGCGGCGCGTTACCCGGATGCGGTACCGTTGAGCATTCTGCGAGATGATCTGGTGGTGCATCTCGATCAGGCGCGCATTAGCCAGCGCTTTTTGGCCGGGCAAATCAATTTCTGCACGCTGATGCCGATGCGTTCCATTCCGTTCAAGGTCGTTTGCCTGCTGGGTATGAATGACGGGGTTTACCCACGCGCCCTGCCACTGCTTGGGTTTGACCTGATGGCGCAGAAACCTAAGTGTGGTGACCGCAGTCGACGCGACGATGACCGTTATTTGTTCCTTGAGGCGATTCTGTCGGCGGAGCAGCGGCTATATATCAGCTTTATCGGTCGTTCTATCCAGGATAACCGAGAGCGTTATCCTTCAGTGCTGGTCACCGAGTTGCTGGAATATCTGGAGCAAAGCTATTGCTTGTCCGGCGATGAGAATTTAGACGCTGACGGCAGCGCCCAGCGGGTTGGTGAGTACTTGCTGAAGTGGCATGCGCGCATGCCGTTCGCCGTCGAAAATTTCCTGCCTGGTTCCGAGCAACAAAGCTACGCCGCTGAATGGTTGCCCGCCGCCGATGGGCGCGGCACGGCACCCCCGCCCTTCAATCAGCCGCTGCTTCCCGCAGGCGAACAGCAAATTTTACTGGATGATCTGCGGCGGTTTTACTGTCACCCGATCCGCGCCTTCTTCCATTTGCGCCTCGGAGTCAGCTTTACTCTGGAAGAGACCGAACTGCCGAACGAAGAACCCTTTACACTGGATAACCTCAGCCGCTATGAGTTAAACAGCCAGCTACTGAATACCCTGATAGAAGGTGATAGCCCAAGCTGTCTGTTCCAGCGAGTATGCGCTGCTGGTGAGTTACCCTTCGGCGCTTTTGGCGAAATCTATTGGCAAAAGCAGCAGGAAGCGATGATCGAATTGGCCGAAAAAGTGCGAGCCGAGCGCGGCGTAGATCACAGCCTCGAGCTAGATATTGAGGTTGACGGCGTGCGTATCAGCGGCTGGCTGCATCAGGTGCAAGGTGATGGCTTGCTGCGCTGGCGGCCTGCTACCCTGTCGGCAGTGGATGGCATTCTGTTGTGGCTGGAACACCTGGTGTACTGCTGCGCTGGTGGTACAGGAAGAAGCCGCCTCTATGGACGCAAAAATACCGCTTGGTGCTTCGCGGCGCTCACGCAGGAGGATGCACGCAAACATCTAGCGGAGCTGATGGCAGGGTATCAGCGTGGTCTGTGCCAACCGCTGTTGCTGCTGAACAAAAGCGGCTGGGCGTGGCTGAACCAATGTTATCAGCCGGAAACACAGCGGATTGACTGGCAGCAAGAGACGCAAACCAAAGCACAGGCCAAATTGTTGCAGGCTTGGCAGGGCGATCAGCGCATCGCAGGTGAAGGAGAAGATCCTTATGTGCAGCGAGTGTTCCGTCAGTCGAATTTGGATAATGACGACTTAGCTCAGATTTTGGCCGAAACAGAACGCTACTTGCTACCGGTAGCACAGCATAGCACCGGTTGA
- a CDS encoding DUF2509 family protein: protein MLLNAQHRQLDHALLLAGYQQRYLLAYNQAASALSWGIAQRWPHDQLTITGWLYRQASGLTACVRLSAKRGLLMVRGAGEIRGSDPLWLY from the coding sequence ATGTTGCTGAATGCCCAGCACCGCCAGTTGGATCATGCCCTATTGCTGGCGGGTTACCAGCAACGGTATCTGTTGGCTTATAATCAGGCCGCTTCTGCACTAAGTTGGGGAATCGCGCAACGTTGGCCGCACGATCAGTTGACTATCACCGGCTGGTTGTACCGACAAGCCTCCGGGTTAACCGCATGCGTCAGGTTGTCCGCCAAGAGGGGGCTCCTGATGGTGCGTGGTGCGGGGGAGATACGTGGAAGCGATCCGCTGTGGCTTTATTAA